The Methylomicrobium agile genome has a segment encoding these proteins:
- the rpoZ gene encoding DNA-directed RNA polymerase subunit omega, with translation MARVTIEDCLEHVENRFKLVLLAATRARQLSRGADEFVPRGKDKDTVVALREIAAGHVTMENVGALHRSSEHHDPNPIF, from the coding sequence ATGGCCAGAGTTACGATTGAAGATTGTTTGGAACATGTCGAGAACCGCTTTAAGCTGGTGCTGCTGGCGGCAACACGCGCGCGCCAGTTGAGCCGCGGTGCGGATGAATTCGTCCCGCGCGGCAAGGACAAGGATACCGTCGTTGCGTTGCGCGAGATCGCTGCGGGCCATGTGACCATGGAAAATGTCGGTGCTCTGCACCGCTCCAGCGAGCATCACGATCCGAATCCGATATTCTGA
- a CDS encoding phosphoglycerate kinase, producing the protein MSVKRMADLDLAGKRVLIRQDLNVPVKNGKVTSDIRIQASVPTIRQALEKGAAVMLMSHLGRPEEGVYDEAASLKPVADRLSELLGKPVRLEKDWIDGIAIQPGEVVLCENVRFNAGEGKNKDELGQKMAALCDVFVMDAFGTAHRAQASTHSVAKFAKVACAGPLLASELDALGRALETPAKPLVAIVGGSKVSTKLTVLKSLSEKVDQLIVGGGIANTFIAAAGFPVGKSLYEPDLIGEAKQLIAMAKQNGSDIPVPVDVVCAKEFSETAAATVKKVSEVADDDLIMDIGPETAKQYAEILASAKTIVWNGPVGVFEFDQFGGGTQALAEAIAESPAFSIAGGGDTLAAIDKYGINDKVSYTSTGGGAFLEFLEGKELPAVAILKTRGE; encoded by the coding sequence ATGTCAGTAAAAAGAATGGCCGATCTGGATTTGGCCGGCAAACGCGTATTGATTCGTCAGGATTTGAACGTACCGGTCAAGAACGGCAAAGTCACCAGCGATATCCGTATCCAGGCCAGCGTACCGACCATTCGGCAAGCCCTGGAAAAAGGCGCTGCGGTGATGCTGATGTCGCATCTCGGCCGCCCTGAAGAAGGCGTCTATGATGAAGCGGCCTCGTTGAAGCCGGTCGCCGACCGCCTGTCCGAACTGCTCGGCAAACCGGTGCGCCTGGAAAAAGACTGGATCGACGGCATCGCCATTCAACCCGGCGAAGTGGTGCTGTGCGAGAATGTCCGTTTCAATGCCGGGGAAGGTAAAAACAAGGACGAACTGGGCCAGAAAATGGCCGCGCTCTGCGACGTGTTCGTAATGGACGCGTTCGGCACCGCGCACCGCGCCCAGGCCTCGACGCACAGCGTCGCGAAATTCGCGAAAGTCGCCTGCGCGGGCCCGCTGTTGGCCAGCGAACTCGACGCGCTCGGCCGCGCGCTGGAAACCCCGGCCAAACCGCTGGTCGCGATCGTCGGCGGCTCGAAAGTCTCGACCAAGCTGACCGTGCTGAAATCGTTGTCCGAAAAGGTCGACCAATTGATCGTCGGCGGCGGCATCGCGAACACCTTCATCGCGGCGGCCGGTTTCCCGGTCGGCAAATCGTTGTACGAACCGGATCTGATCGGCGAAGCCAAACAACTGATCGCGATGGCGAAACAAAACGGTTCCGACATTCCGGTTCCGGTCGACGTGGTCTGCGCGAAGGAGTTTTCCGAAACCGCGGCGGCCACCGTCAAAAAAGTCAGTGAAGTGGCCGACGACGACCTGATCATGGATATCGGTCCCGAAACCGCAAAGCAATACGCCGAGATTCTGGCTTCCGCCAAAACGATCGTCTGGAACGGCCCGGTCGGCGTATTCGAGTTCGACCAGTTCGGCGGCGGCACCCAGGCGCTGGCCGAAGCGATCGCCGAATCGCCTGCCTTTTCGATCGCCGGCGGCGGCGATACGCTAGCGGCGATCGACAAATACGGCATCAACGACAAAGTCTCCTACACCTCGACCGGCGGCGGCGCTTTTCTCGAATTCCTCGAAGGCAAGGAACTGCCGGCCGTGGCAATCCTGAAAACGCGCGGCGAATAA